The genomic segment GCCAGTGTGGATATAAATCAGGTTATTGAAGATTCATTGTTAATGGCAGGAGAGCAGTTACGCATAAAAAATATTTCAGTTAATAAAAAACTGGCAGATAATATTCCTCTTTGTTATGGTGATTCAAACCAGATAGAGCAGGTTTTTTTAAACCTGATTGCCAATGCAAAAGATGCTGTGATGGAAAAAGCAAAACAATGCAGAACTGACAATATAGAATATAATGGAAAAATTGATATTATTGCCTGTGCTTCAAATTCTTATAAACATATGGTTGAGATTTTATTTAAAGACAACGGGACTGGCATCCCTTTGGATAAAATAGATAAAATCTTTGATCCTTTTTTTACAACTAAAGATATTGGCAAAGGAACCGGACTGGGGCTTTCTATCAGTTATGGTATTATTAAAAAACATAAAGGCAGCATTGATATTATTGAAACATCGGCCGGGGGTACCTGTATCAGGCTCTTGATACCTGTCCAAAAATCTGTAATTAATGAGTAAATTTTGTCTTTATTATGATTATTTAATGGTTTATATATAATCTGGCAGAAAAATCATATATTGAGGTATATATGGATAATCAAGCAAAGATCCTGATAATTGATGATGAAAAAGATATCCTTGTTATATTTAAAGAGATGCTTGAATTACAGGGATTTCATGTGCAGACGGCAAATAATGGAAAACATGGCATAGAAGTATTTAAATCTCATGAATTTGATCTTGTGATTACAGATATTCGTATGCCTGAAATGGATGGGCTGGAGGTTATCAAATGTTTGAAAGAATTAGACCGCTATCTTGAAATTATTGTATTAACAGGTTATGCTTCTGTTGATATTGCAATTGAAGCATTAAAAGCAGGCAGGGCTTTTGATTTTTTTAGCAAACCTGTTGATAATTATGATGTATTTTTTAACACAATACGCCAGGCCATAGAAAAAAGAAAACTTAAAATAGGAAATAATCTATTATTAAAAGAAGTCATAAAACACAGGGATCATCTTGAAGAAATGGTTTCCCTTCGCACAGCTGAACTTGAACAGGAAATATCTGAAAGAAAAAAAGCAGAGCTTGAGCTGAGAAAAGCCAAAGAAAAGGCTGAAACTGCAAATCTTGCAAAAAGTCAGTTTATTGCAAGAATCAGCCATGAACTCAGGACACCCATGAATGCAATTATCGGCCTGGCACACTTAACCCTGGAAACCTGTCTTGATGATAACCAGAATGAATATGTATCCAGTATTCAGGCAGCTGCCAGAAAATTACTTTTTATTATTAATGAAATTCTTGATTTCTCCGAACTTGAAAACCATAAAACAATTATTGAAAACCAGGATTTCAAACTTAGCCATGTATTGGACAATATACTTGAACCGTATAAAATCCAGGCCAAAGAAAAAGGTATTGACATGAACCTGACAATTGACAAGTCCATACCAGAAATCCTTATCGGCGATAAGATTAAACTTCAAAGAATCTTGACAAACCTGACTGACAATGCTTTAAAATTTACCTCAAAAGGAAAAATCATTATAAAAGCAGAATTAATTAAAAAGAATTCTGAAAATAAGGTTGAACTGATCTTTTCAATAATAGATACAGGCATTGGGATTAAAGAAGAAAAAATATGTGAAATATTTGAACCCTTTACCCAGGCCGACGGTTCCCTGTCAAGGTCATATGGAGGCACGGGCCTGGGACTCTGCATTTGCAGGCAGATGACAGAGATGATAGGAGGCAGGTTATGGGTTGACAGTCTTGAGGGTCATGGAAGCAATTTTATGTTTACTGCAAAATTCGGATATCTGCCATAACTCAGGCAAAATCCAAACCTGCCCATAATAAAATATCAGGGCAGGCCCCTTCTTTTGATGATTACCCTAAAGGCTTAAACATTTTTTTTGTAGCCCCGCACACAGGACATTTCCAGTCATCTCCAAGATCCTCAAAAGCTGTTCCTTTTGGAATCTTCCCTTTTTTATCTCCCTTGTCAGGATTATAAATATATCCGCAATTTGTTGTCTGACATTGATACATTTCTTCAGGATTTGCCATATTTCCTCCATATTTGTTTAAATAGGTTAATAAAATCAAACTTATCTTAATTTAAAATGTTTGTCAAAAGCAGCTTCCATATTCTACTGGCTTTATCAAGGATGATTTCTCTCTCATCTGTCTTATTTTAATACCTCTCAAAATCATCGTCCTCAATATCATCCATATTTAAAATATAATGATCTTGATTGTTTTTTTCTGGTATCTTGGACTTTTCTTGAAAGGGTCTGCCGGACTTTTCTTTTAGTTCAATTTTGCTGGTGTCTGGGTTGATTTTTTTAGGAGTTTTAAAAAAAGAAGCTGATTTCAGCAGCCGGTCTGCCTGGGATGAAAAATCCAGGCTGGCTGAAGCCATTTCCTGTGTTGATGATGCATTTAACTGAATTATCTGATCCAGCTGCTGAACAGCCTTGTTTACCTGTACAATACCGTCAGATTGTTCTGAACTTGAGATACTTATTTCCTGAATCAATTCAGATGTTTTTTGAATTCCTGTAACCATATTATCCAAAAGCAGTCCTGCATTTTCCGAAATTTCAACATTAGCAGCAGACAGGGTGTTTATGGATTGGGCTGCTTTTTGACTTTTTTCAGCCAGTTTACGGATTTCAGCGGCAACCACAGCAAAGCCTTTACCATGGTCACCTGCACGGGCAGCCTCTATTGCAGCATTAAGTGCCAGCATATTGGTCTGCCTTGCTATGTCTTCTATAATATGAATTTTTTCAGAAATTGTTTTCATTGCCTTGACAGTTTCCTGGACAGCTTCTTTGCCTTCATTGGTATCCTGTGCTGTTTTCATGGCAATTGCTGCTGTCTGCCTGGCATTATCTGCACTCTGCCTTACCATGCTGCTCATTTCTTCCATAGAACTGGAAATTTCCTCAATGCCTGCTGCCTGTTGAGAAGTTCCCTGGGATACCTGGTCTGCACTGGAACTTAATTGTTCACTGCCTGTTGCAACCTGTTCTGCTGCATTTTGAACATCAATGGCAAACCTGGTAAGCTTTTCAATCATTGAATTCAGGTTATTTCTTATTTCATTAAAATCACCTTTATAGTTTTCTGTAATTTTTTCAGGGATATCTCCTTTGGAAATACGGTCAACATAGTCCGCAGTCTGGTTCAGGGGATTGACTACTGCATCCAGAGTAGAATTAACACCTTTGATTATACTTGCATACTCACCCCCGAATTTACCTTCATCTCCCCTGATTTTAAGTTTTCCTTCAAGGGCAGAAGCTGTCAGATTATTAATATCTTTGACAATATCATTTATTGTGTCAATCATTACAGAAAGAGAACGGCCTAAAACATCGTTTTCTGAAAGAATATTAACCTTAACTGATAAATTCCCGGCAGCAATTTTTTCAGCTATTTGAACAGCAGCCCTAAGATTTGACAACAATTGATTAATATTATATTTGATACTGTTAAAATCCCCTTTAAACTCCTGTTCAATGTCATCTGGAAAATCTCCAATTGAAATCTTTGCAATATAATCAGCAGCAATATTCAAAGGATTGATAACAGAATCAAGGGTGTCGTTAATTCCTTTGATAATTTCTGCATATTCTCCCTCAAACTTACCTGGATTGCCCCGGATGCTTAATCTGCCTTCAGAAGCAGCTTTTGTCAGACTATTAATATCTCCTATTATACTTTTTAAGGTGTTAAGCATCATATCAAGAGATTTGCCAAGCATATCCTTTTTTGACAAAATATTAACCTTAACAGATAAATCTCCCCGGGCAAGCTTTTCTGCCATCAATACAGTGTGCCCCAGATTATGTATGAGCATATTCAGATTATTTATTATTTCATTAAAATCTCCTTTATACTCCTGGCTTATCTTTTCAGGGATATCACCTTCTGATATTCGCTTAATATATTGAGCAGTCATTTGAAAGGGTTTGACAAATGCGTCAATAACCTTGTTAATACCTTCAACCAGGTCCTGCCACCCTCCTTCAAAGGATTCAGACCTGCCCCGGATATCAAGCTGTCCCCTGCTTACAGATTTTATCAGTAAATCAGTTTCATTTAAAACCTTTTGTATCTCTGCACTCATAATTTTTACAGCTCTTGTCATTACACCGATTTCATCCATTCTTGTTATATCTGATTTTGTTAAATTCCCAGCTGATGAGTCTGAAAAATCGCCTTTTGAAATTTTCTGGGCAAGCATTGCAATCCTGTTTACCGGTGCTACAATATTTCTTGCAAAATATGAAAAAAGAATAAGGATAAAAATAACTGCTGTAATAATGATTATAACTGCAATAAGTTTAAGGTTTTCAATACCTGCAAAAGCTTCAGCAGTGTTAATTTCAGCAATTAAAGCCCATCTTGTACCCCATAAATCAAGGGGAGTGTATGCTGAAAGAACCTTTTTTCCCAGGTAATTTAAAAAAATACCCCTGCCTGTTTCTCCTGCAAGTGCTTTTTCACCAGCTTCCGTACTGGCAATTCCTTTCTCCAGACTGGCAAAAGAGCTTATTACAGAATAATGTTCACTGTCAGACCGGGAGTCTGATCTCATACGCCTGTCCTGTCCTAAAAGATAGGTTTCTCCTGTTTCTCCCATGCCAGCACTTTCCTGCATAAACCTGTTTATTATATCAATGGGAATCTGGACTGCAACAATCAGCTCAATTTTATCATTATTTAAAACAGGCTGACCAATAAAAGCAGCCGGTTTGTGGTCTGAAGGCTCATAGGGTTTAAAATCAGCAAACTGAAATTCTTTTGTTTTTAAAATATTTTTGACCATATCTCCCAATCCTGAATCTGCATATTTATCTTTAATAATATTGGTAAGATAATCAGATTTATGTTTTACAGAATAAAAAATACTGCCGTCAGGATGAATAAGATAAAGGTCTGAATATCCATAATGATTTATATATCGTGTAAAATAATCTTCACTGGTTCCTTCAAATTGAGGTGAAATGACCTCTTCAAGCCCCATTTCAGTTATCATGCCCCAGTTAAGGCCTTTTATGTTTAATGGATCATATTGTACTATCTCAAGATTTTGTTTTTTATCTATTTTAACTGTTGAACCTGAAAGACCTGAAAGAGCATTGGCAATCTCGGTTCCTGGTGCTGATTCCCCAAAAACCCCTTGCTGGATAATCCTGTCACTGCGAAAACTTATATTTCCGCCTGTGCTTCCAACAAGATAAGATTCTCCTGTTTTCCCCATTCCCTGGCGTCTCTGCATTATGGTATTTAAGGTTTTTGTACCTATCTTAAAGATCAAAGCACCCCTGAATTCATCAGTTTCCATAACAGGAGCGCCGATAAAAGCCTGGAAACGATTATCTGCCGGAGGATAAGGCTCAAAATCCTGAATTGAGACATCAGACTTACAGGCTTGAAAACATCTGCCGATTCCACTATATTCCAGGGGACCGTCAGTTAAATTCTGGGCAAGGTCAGACTCCTTATTCAGAGAAAAAACAATCCTTCCTTGTGCATTGACAAGAAGCATGTCTTCATATTCATAAATCTCTTTATATCTTCTAAATGAATTTCCATATTTTATCTGTTCAAGATAATTATAAAAATCTTGATCATAACTGCCTTTTTCATCAAAAACAGATGCAAAAGCATCAAGAGATTCTAAAATAACAGGATTTTGGGCTATAATAGTAATATTATTTGTACATTCCTGGAAATAAGTGGAAATCTGCGCTTTTTTTATATCCTGAACTGTTTGGAGTTTTTTAAAAGCTGCCTGCTTAAAACTTGCTGCAGTTTCCATAAGAGCGCCCATATTAGCTTGTCTTTCATTGAAAAAATAGGCAATCTGTATTTTTTTAACTTCACGAATACTTTCCAGTTGATGGTATGCCTGTTCTGTTAATGAATCTGTTGACTTTTTTACTGAAAAACCAATAGCAGAAAAAAAAATAATATTTATAATCAACAGTATAAATATCAGTTTTTTTCTTAAACTTATATTATTAAACATTCAGAAACTCCTAAAAAACTCTTGAAAAAAGTATTTTTTTAAAAAATCATTTAATTATTATCTGTAATATTCGGGCATTTAACAATCTGCCTTAAATCCTTCCATAATTCCACAGTCTGTCTTGCAGGCTCACCTTTTTCCATAGATTCCATTTTTTTGATCCAGTTTTCAAAAAAATCAGGATTGGCAGCCTGCCATTTTGCCAGTTCTTCAGGAGGAAATTCATGAAATTCAACTCCTTGATATTTTAAAAATTTCCTGGCTTCAACTTCAGCCTCTGCTGTTATTGCCATATCCTTGGCCCATACTTTATCAGCAGTGTCAGCAAATATCTTTTGATGCTCAGGGGAAAGCTTTGCCCAGGATTTTTCACTAATCCAGATACCCCAGCCGGTACCCTCCCACAATACTACTTCAGTAATGTGTTTTGCGGTCTCATATATTTTATAGGTTTTAACAAGATCCAGTGAAAAAGGACAGGCATCAAGGACTCCTCGTTTCATGGTTTCATAAAGGTCTGGGAGAAAAATATTCATGGGTTTTCCATTTGCAGCTTTTACCATTTCCGGCATATATTCACCCCATACACGAATCCTGAGGCCCTTTAAATCGGAAAATTTTGTAACTGGTTTTTTTGTAACCAAAAGATATGGATTAATAAGATGGAAAAAAAGAGGACGGATATTGTTAGCTTCTGCTTCATCTGCAAATTGGGGGATATGCTTCATAAAAGACTGCATAATAACACTTGCCTGGCAGATATTGTCCATGCCCATTGGAATTGAATTGGAAGCACTGAAAAAAGGCAGTTCCAAAGGAAAATATCCTGGAGACATGGCCGCCATATCAATTATTCCGCTGCTTAATAATACAAGATTTTTTTTAGGAGATCCAAGGGCATTTGACCAGAATATCCTGATTTCTATTTCATTGTTTGTAGCTCTTTTTATTTCATCTGCAAACCATTGATCCAGCTTTGAACCTGATGCTGCTGCTGGAAACTGGTGGTTCATTTTCAATATGGTCTGTGCTGATAAACTGCTGCCTGTAAATGCCATGACAGCCATAATTAACATTAAAAAAATAAATACTCTGCTTTTATATTTCATGATTTATCTCCATAAATTTTATATCCATGTTCCTTAAAATAATATAAACTTATTTTTTCAGTTTATTGACAATGATAATATCATGTCAAAGAATATTTTTCTATGTAAAAAAAGACATTCTTGAAATTCATAACTTAAAATGCAATAATGTTTTAATTTTAAAAATAAAGGATGGCCGGTTATTTTAATAAGAAAACAAAACAGGATTTAAACAATGTCAAAATTAAATATTACTGGAAATAAAATTTTTTACATCCAGGCTGCTGACTGCAATCTCAGGGTAAAAAGCATTAAACCAGATAATCTTAAAAATAATCTCCCGCCCTTAATATTTCTTCATGAAGGGCTTGGATGTATTGAAATGTGGAAGGATTTTCCTGAAAAACTCTGCAATGTCTTAGGAGCTTACGGCCTGATCTATGAAAGAAAAGGATATGGAAAAATGGCTGACAGATTTGGGAGAAAATGGCCTTATGATTATCTTGTTAAGGAAGCGACAATATATCTGCCTGCATTTTTAAAAGCATGTAATATTAAAAATGCAATTCTTGTAGGACATAGTGACGGAGGATCCATAGCCCTGATCGGAGCTGCTGAACGTGGAGATATGATTCACAGCATAATTACCGAAGCTGCACATGTTTTTGTTGAAGATATTACAACCCTGGGCATAAAGGAAGTTGTGGACAGCTATGAAAACAAGAATCTAAAGGAAAAACTTGCCAGGTACCACGGGAAAAATACAGATACCATATTTTACCGGTGGGCAGAGACCTGGCTTGATCCTGAATACAGGCAGTGGAATATTGAATCCTTCATGCCCAAGATAACCTGTCCCCTCCTGGTTCTTCAGGGTGAAGATGATGAATATGCCACTTCAGCCCAGGTACAAAAAATTAAAAACCAGGTCTCAGGCCCTGTTAAAACAGAACTTGTTCCCAATTGCGGCCATATACCTCATTTTCAGGCAGGAGAAAAGGTTTTGGAAATTATGAAAGATTTTATTTTAAAAAATAATTCAACACCAAATTTATTGAGGCACTAAAAAAATAATGGAAAAAAATATTTTAACCCATAAGCTTAAAACAAGAAATCTTCTTCATACTGATTATGATGAAGTAAGAAAGATAATGGATGTATCTTATGCAGGAATGGGAGGATCATGGGAAAAACAGGAATACGCAACCCTGATGTCGCTTTTTCCTGAAGGGCAGATATGTATTGAAGACAGGGGGGTGGTTGTAGCAGCAGCATTAACTCTTATAATTGATTATTCCAGCCTGGAACATGACCATTCTTATGAAGATATTGTATCTGACGGCAGGTTTGAAAGCCATGATAATGAGGGCGATTATCTCTATGGCATAGACCTTTTTGTACATAAGGATTACCAGGGAATGCGCCTGGGCAGACGGCTCTACGATGCAAGAAAGGAGTTATGCGAAAAACTGAATTTAAAAGGAATTATCATAGGCGGCCGCATTCCTGGATATTCCAGGTACCACAAGGAAATGAGTCCTGGTGAATATATTAAAAAAGTAAAGAACCGGGAGATCGTGGATAAAGTATTGACCTTTCAATTATCTAATGACTTTCACCCCAAGCGGGCAATCAGAAATTACATTCCTGCTGATAAGGCATCCAAAAGTCATGCGGTTTTCCTGGTCTGGGACAATATCTTTTTTCAGGCAAAAAAAAAACATGTCTGGGGGCGGAAGTCAAATGTCCGCATTGGAATTGCTCAATGGCAGATGCGCCAGTTTTTATCTCTGGAAGAACTTCTCCAGCAGGTAGAGTTCTTTGTTGATACTGTTTCAGGCTATCATGCAGATTTAATAATGTTTCCCGAACTTTTTAATGCTCCCCTCCTGTCCAGGTATAACCAGGAAGACCCTCCCCAGGCCATGCGGCATCTGGCTGATTATACCGATAAATTAATAGATGAAATGCTGCAAATGGCTGTGAGCTACAATATCAATATTGTTGCCGGAAGCCTTCCTAAAAACCAGGATCATAAACTGTATAATGTTTCATTTTTATGCCGCCGTGACGGTACATATGATTCCCAGTATAAACTGCATATTACTCCTGATGAAACCGAATACTGGGGACTTACAGGAGGGCATGAGCTTAAAATATTTAATACTGATATAGGTAAAATCGGCATATTGGTCTGCTATGACGTGGAATTTCCAGAACTATCCAGAATGCTGGCAGACAAGGGAATGAAAATTCTCCTGGTTCCTTTCTGGACAGATACAAAAAACGGTTATCTCAGAATCCGAAGATGCGCCCAGGCAAGGGCTATTGAAAATGAGTGCTATGTTGCCATATCAGGAAGTGTGGGCAATCTGCCAAAGGTGGAAAATATGGATATTCAGTATTCCCAGTCTGCTATATTTACCCCATCTGATTTTGCATTTCCCCATGATGCTATTGCAGCCGAGACAACGCCAAATACTGAAATGACACTTATTGCAGATATTGATCTTGATCTATTAAAAGAACTCAGGAAACACGGAAGTGTCAGAAATCTCGAAAGCAGGCGTAAAGACCTTTATAAAATTGAGTGGCTTGCTTAATCTAGATTTTTTCCTATGATTTAATAAAATTTTATACTATAAACAATTGTCCAAAGCAATCAATACAGATTAATGATTTAAAAAAGGAATTTATTATGCCGATTATCACCATATCAAGAGGATCGTACAGCCGAGGCAAAGAAGTTGCTGAAAAAGCTGCTGAAGTGCTGGGCTATGAATGTATTTCCAGGGACATCCTGCTGGAAGCATCCGAAGAATTCAATATACCTGAAATCAAACTTGTCAGGGCACTTCATGATTCACCCTCAGTACTTGAACGATTTACACACGGCAAAGAGCGGTATGTCAGTTATATACGCAAATCACTCTTGCAGCATGTTCAAAAAGACAATGTGGTTTATCACGGACTGGCCGGACACTATTTTCTTCTAGATATCCCCCATGTTTTCAAGGTCAGGATCATTGCAGACATGGACGACCGGGTAAAAGAAGAGGTCAGGCGGGAAAATATCTCAAAAGAAAAAGCTCTTTATATTTTAAAAAAAGATGATGATGAACGCCGCAAATGGGGGCTTCGGGTTTACGGCATTGATACATGGGACAGCAGGCTTTATGATATTGTCCTGAAAGTCAGTGCCTTAACAGTTGATGATACTGTTGATATAATCTGTCATGCTGTTCAAAAACCAATATTTAAAACAAGCCCTGAATCCCAGAAAATTCTCAATGATAAACTTCTTTCTGCAAAGGTTCATGCTGCTATTGTGAAATTGCTGCCAATGGCTAAGGTTACATCTGATAATGGTGTTGTATATATCGGCAGTACAGATGCACCCTTAAACTTAAAAAATAATGTTTTAAATGATATTAAGCACACTGCAGAAAAAGTTGAAGGCGTTAAAGAAATCGTTCTTTGTGTTCATGAAACAACAACCAGCCGTTCAGTAAACCCTTTTCATAATATATAATCATAATGAGAAAATCTCATTGGCATATTATTCCATGTGTTTTCATAATTATAAGTGTTATTTTAGTATGGACAACTGCATATACTGCCGCTGATGTTTTAGGAAACCTTCAATGGATATTATATTCTGCCGGGGTCACGGCCCTGGCTGGAATATTCTGGTTCAGGCATGAGCAAAGTACTGAGACGGCCTGTCTTGAAAAAGAAAAAGATGTTTTTAAATCTGAAAAAAAAGCATTTAAGGAAGAAACCGAGAACTTTAAGCAAATAAAAAAATCCTTTGAACAAGAGATTGAAAAGAAAAGTCTTTTGATTCAAAAGCAGGAAAACATCCTTTCTCAAAAACTTATTACCCTTCATGAATGGATGGAATTTCCCAAAAGCATAGAAGAATCAGGCATAAATGAAAATAATCTGGTTATAACGGATTTTCATAAACAGGATCAGGCAGTAAACGAGCTGCTCAAGAGTCAGGCAGATCAATTTTTTAAAAGGATAAAAAACAATTATTACCATGAACAGGGATTATTTAAAAAAGACCGGCTTTTTAATGACATCTTTTCCCTGGTTGACAAGATTGCAAAAATCTATAATCCCCAGTCCCAAAGTCCTGTACTGGAAACCAGTATAGAACAGCTTCTCCGTTCAATTAACCGCATTGCCCTTCATATGCTTGTTTTAATGGAACAGTTTCCCCTTGATTTTAAAACCTATAATCTTAAAAAAACCTTTGAAACAGTCCAGGCAGGGGTAAAGGCATATGGTGTTTATAAAAACGCCATGCCTTACTGGGATTATCTCCGTCCGTATATTATCTTGGACGTTTTACCCTGGGAGCAAACCCCATTACCCTGGGTGTAAGCTGGGCATTGGGAGAACTGGCTAAAAGCGGGGCACAAAAAATTTCATCTCACTTGGCAAACCGTTATGCCCTCAGCCTGCTTTATGATATGATTTTTATCATAGGAAATGAGGCGGCTGGAATATTTGGAGGTGATTTCAGGCACAGGGAAGCAAACTGGATTTACGGGGCAGAGCTTACTGAAATGCTCA from the Desulfonema limicola genome contains:
- a CDS encoding response regulator; the encoded protein is MDNQAKILIIDDEKDILVIFKEMLELQGFHVQTANNGKHGIEVFKSHEFDLVITDIRMPEMDGLEVIKCLKELDRYLEIIVLTGYASVDIAIEALKAGRAFDFFSKPVDNYDVFFNTIRQAIEKRKLKIGNNLLLKEVIKHRDHLEEMVSLRTAELEQEISERKKAELELRKAKEKAETANLAKSQFIARISHELRTPMNAIIGLAHLTLETCLDDNQNEYVSSIQAAARKLLFIINEILDFSELENHKTIIENQDFKLSHVLDNILEPYKIQAKEKGIDMNLTIDKSIPEILIGDKIKLQRILTNLTDNALKFTSKGKIIIKAELIKKNSENKVELIFSIIDTGIGIKEEKICEIFEPFTQADGSLSRSYGGTGLGLCICRQMTEMIGGRLWVDSLEGHGSNFMFTAKFGYLP
- a CDS encoding rubredoxin; the encoded protein is MANPEEMYQCQTTNCGYIYNPDKGDKKGKIPKGTAFEDLGDDWKCPVCGATKKMFKPLG
- a CDS encoding methyl-accepting chemotaxis protein, encoding MFNNISLRKKLIFILLIINIIFFSAIGFSVKKSTDSLTEQAYHQLESIREVKKIQIAYFFNERQANMGALMETAASFKQAAFKKLQTVQDIKKAQISTYFQECTNNITIIAQNPVILESLDAFASVFDEKGSYDQDFYNYLEQIKYGNSFRRYKEIYEYEDMLLVNAQGRIVFSLNKESDLAQNLTDGPLEYSGIGRCFQACKSDVSIQDFEPYPPADNRFQAFIGAPVMETDEFRGALIFKIGTKTLNTIMQRRQGMGKTGESYLVGSTGGNISFRSDRIIQQGVFGESAPGTEIANALSGLSGSTVKIDKKQNLEIVQYDPLNIKGLNWGMITEMGLEEVISPQFEGTSEDYFTRYINHYGYSDLYLIHPDGSIFYSVKHKSDYLTNIIKDKYADSGLGDMVKNILKTKEFQFADFKPYEPSDHKPAAFIGQPVLNNDKIELIVAVQIPIDIINRFMQESAGMGETGETYLLGQDRRMRSDSRSDSEHYSVISSFASLEKGIASTEAGEKALAGETGRGIFLNYLGKKVLSAYTPLDLWGTRWALIAEINTAEAFAGIENLKLIAVIIIITAVIFILILFSYFARNIVAPVNRIAMLAQKISKGDFSDSSAGNLTKSDITRMDEIGVMTRAVKIMSAEIQKVLNETDLLIKSVSRGQLDIRGRSESFEGGWQDLVEGINKVIDAFVKPFQMTAQYIKRISEGDIPEKISQEYKGDFNEIINNLNMLIHNLGHTVLMAEKLARGDLSVKVNILSKKDMLGKSLDMMLNTLKSIIGDINSLTKAASEGRLSIRGNPGKFEGEYAEIIKGINDTLDSVINPLNIAADYIAKISIGDFPDDIEQEFKGDFNSIKYNINQLLSNLRAAVQIAEKIAAGNLSVKVNILSENDVLGRSLSVMIDTINDIVKDINNLTASALEGKLKIRGDEGKFGGEYASIIKGVNSTLDAVVNPLNQTADYVDRISKGDIPEKITENYKGDFNEIRNNLNSMIEKLTRFAIDVQNAAEQVATGSEQLSSSADQVSQGTSQQAAGIEEISSSMEEMSSMVRQSADNARQTAAIAMKTAQDTNEGKEAVQETVKAMKTISEKIHIIEDIARQTNMLALNAAIEAARAGDHGKGFAVVAAEIRKLAEKSQKAAQSINTLSAANVEISENAGLLLDNMVTGIQKTSELIQEISISSSEQSDGIVQVNKAVQQLDQIIQLNASSTQEMASASLDFSSQADRLLKSASFFKTPKKINPDTSKIELKEKSGRPFQEKSKIPEKNNQDHYILNMDDIEDDDFERY
- a CDS encoding C4-dicarboxylate TRAP transporter substrate-binding protein, with protein sequence MKYKSRVFIFLMLIMAVMAFTGSSLSAQTILKMNHQFPAAASGSKLDQWFADEIKRATNNEIEIRIFWSNALGSPKKNLVLLSSGIIDMAAMSPGYFPLELPFFSASNSIPMGMDNICQASVIMQSFMKHIPQFADEAEANNIRPLFFHLINPYLLVTKKPVTKFSDLKGLRIRVWGEYMPEMVKAANGKPMNIFLPDLYETMKRGVLDACPFSLDLVKTYKIYETAKHITEVVLWEGTGWGIWISEKSWAKLSPEHQKIFADTADKVWAKDMAITAEAEVEARKFLKYQGVEFHEFPPEELAKWQAANPDFFENWIKKMESMEKGEPARQTVELWKDLRQIVKCPNITDNN
- a CDS encoding alpha/beta fold hydrolase gives rise to the protein MSKLNITGNKIFYIQAADCNLRVKSIKPDNLKNNLPPLIFLHEGLGCIEMWKDFPEKLCNVLGAYGLIYERKGYGKMADRFGRKWPYDYLVKEATIYLPAFLKACNIKNAILVGHSDGGSIALIGAAERGDMIHSIITEAAHVFVEDITTLGIKEVVDSYENKNLKEKLARYHGKNTDTIFYRWAETWLDPEYRQWNIESFMPKITCPLLVLQGEDDEYATSAQVQKIKNQVSGPVKTELVPNCGHIPHFQAGEKVLEIMKDFILKNNSTPNLLRH
- a CDS encoding carbon-nitrogen hydrolase family protein; the encoded protein is MEKNILTHKLKTRNLLHTDYDEVRKIMDVSYAGMGGSWEKQEYATLMSLFPEGQICIEDRGVVVAAALTLIIDYSSLEHDHSYEDIVSDGRFESHDNEGDYLYGIDLFVHKDYQGMRLGRRLYDARKELCEKLNLKGIIIGGRIPGYSRYHKEMSPGEYIKKVKNREIVDKVLTFQLSNDFHPKRAIRNYIPADKASKSHAVFLVWDNIFFQAKKKHVWGRKSNVRIGIAQWQMRQFLSLEELLQQVEFFVDTVSGYHADLIMFPELFNAPLLSRYNQEDPPQAMRHLADYTDKLIDEMLQMAVSYNINIVAGSLPKNQDHKLYNVSFLCRRDGTYDSQYKLHITPDETEYWGLTGGHELKIFNTDIGKIGILVCYDVEFPELSRMLADKGMKILLVPFWTDTKNGYLRIRRCAQARAIENECYVAISGSVGNLPKVENMDIQYSQSAIFTPSDFAFPHDAIAAETTPNTEMTLIADIDLDLLKELRKHGSVRNLESRRKDLYKIEWLA
- a CDS encoding AAA family ATPase codes for the protein MPIITISRGSYSRGKEVAEKAAEVLGYECISRDILLEASEEFNIPEIKLVRALHDSPSVLERFTHGKERYVSYIRKSLLQHVQKDNVVYHGLAGHYFLLDIPHVFKVRIIADMDDRVKEEVRRENISKEKALYILKKDDDERRKWGLRVYGIDTWDSRLYDIVLKVSALTVDDTVDIICHAVQKPIFKTSPESQKILNDKLLSAKVHAAIVKLLPMAKVTSDNGVVYIGSTDAPLNLKNNVLNDIKHTAEKVEGVKEIVLCVHETTTSRSVNPFHNI